Proteins found in one Malassezia vespertilionis chromosome 5, complete sequence genomic segment:
- a CDS encoding uncharacterized protein (EggNog:ENOG503NVJN; COG:C), producing MSQQAPLTPFENALAGALGGVFSNAVIYPLDTVKTHIQADKNSKKEGEKVATGDEKRKGVKKQLGIVETLISIIRSKQGPTALYRGFGASMANTFIQQFAYFYWYTLVRSLYIRRILGVKEGAAALSTVMELTLGAIAAAFSQLFTTPVGVIATRQQIGSDGSGDNTFVGHIKEIYEHDGVTGFWRGLRPSLVLCINPAITYGVFERAKTVILAASGDQMTPGKSFVIGALSKTLATIVTFPYILSKVRLQTKNTPYLNAFEVLGHIFKEKGISGWYQGMHAQITKAVLSQALLFYFRDYFEIWTRQLLAFYGKKP from the exons GCACTAGGGG GTGTTTTTTCCAACGCGGTTATATATCCCCTTGATAC CGTCAAGACCCATATCCAGGCGGACAAGAACTCGAAGAAAGAGGGAGAGAAAGTGGCAACTGGGGATGAAAAGCGCAAGGGTGTAAAAAAGCAGCTCGGGATTGTTGAGACGTTAATTTCCATTATCCGAAGCAAGCAAGGTCCTACCGCGCTATACCGCGGCTTTGGTGCCAGCATGGCCAACACCTTTATCCAAC AGTTTGCCTACTTTTACTGGTATACATTGGTGCGCTCTTTATACATCCGCCGTATTTTGGGTGTGAAGGagggcgctgcggcgctgagcACAGTGATGGAGCTTACCCTGGGCGCCATTGCGGCTGCATTTTCGCAGCTGTTTACTACACCCGTTGGTGTGATTGCGACGCGACAACAGATTGGCTCTGATGGTTCTGGGGATAATACCTTCGTGGGTCATATCAAGGAAATTTATGAGCACGACGGTGTCACCGGATTTTGGCGTGGGCTGCGTCCCAGCTTGGTGCTTTGTATCAACCCTGCGATCACGTACGGTGTTTTTGAGCGAGCCAAAACCGTGATTCTTGCCGCGTCTGGCGACCAGATGACTCCTGGCAAATCATTCGTCATTGGCGCCCTCTCCAAGACGCTGGCTACTATCGTCACCTTTCCTTACATTTTGAGCAAGGTTCGTCTCCAGACAAAGAATACGCCGTACTTGAATGCTTTTGAGGTTCTTGGGCATATTTTCAAGGAAAAGGGTATTTCTGGTTGGTACCAGGGGATGCATGCTCAAATCACCAAGGCTGTGCTGTCGCAAGCGCTCCTGTTCTACTTCCGCGATTACTTTGAAATCTGGACCCGCCAGCTTCTTGCCTTTTATGGCAAGAAGCCATGA